The following proteins come from a genomic window of Ferrovibrio sp. MS7:
- a CDS encoding FAD binding domain-containing protein, translating to MKLSRLEYARPASVAEAIALLQANEGAKIISGGQSLMPVLAFRLAAPPLLVDIGAIEALRGIEIAAAGTRLGARVRWCEIERDVALRQAQPLLVAMIDQVAHYQIRNRGTVGGSLAHADPAAEMPGVSVVCDAVLHIVGSGGSRAVPAADFFTGPLQTVLAEDEVLVAVDLPAWPAARRWGFEEFALRRGDFALAGVAVHYDRDAAGQARHVHVGVIGADEMPRRLHDVEQAMEGQKIDAALIASSAALAAASVNPMSDLHADAEYRRALVATLFERVVRRAEQLQ from the coding sequence ATGAAGTTGTCTCGTCTCGAATACGCGCGCCCCGCCAGTGTGGCCGAAGCCATTGCCCTGCTGCAGGCCAATGAAGGTGCCAAGATCATTTCTGGCGGCCAGAGCCTGATGCCGGTGCTGGCTTTCCGCCTGGCGGCGCCGCCGCTGCTGGTGGATATCGGCGCCATTGAAGCGTTGCGTGGCATAGAGATCGCGGCGGCCGGTACCCGCCTTGGGGCACGGGTCCGCTGGTGCGAAATTGAGCGCGATGTTGCTTTGCGCCAGGCGCAGCCATTACTGGTGGCGATGATTGATCAGGTGGCGCATTACCAGATTCGCAACCGGGGCACGGTTGGCGGCAGCTTGGCCCACGCCGATCCGGCGGCGGAAATGCCGGGCGTATCGGTGGTATGCGATGCTGTGTTGCATATCGTCGGGTCTGGCGGCAGCCGTGCCGTGCCGGCGGCGGATTTCTTCACCGGCCCGCTGCAGACCGTGCTGGCGGAAGATGAGGTGTTGGTGGCGGTCGACCTGCCGGCCTGGCCGGCAGCACGGCGCTGGGGCTTCGAGGAATTCGCGCTGCGTCGGGGTGATTTTGCCTTGGCCGGCGTTGCCGTGCATTACGATCGTGATGCGGCTGGTCAGGCGCGCCACGTCCATGTCGGCGTTATCGGTGCCGACGAAATGCCGCGTCGCCTGCATGATGTCGAGCAGGCGATGGAGGGCCAGAAGATCGATGCAGCATTGATTGCCTCGTCAGCGGCGCTTGCCGCCGCCAGCGTCAATCCGATGAGCGATCTGCATGCCGATGCGGAATACCGCCGGGCATTGGTGGCAACCCTCTTCGAGCGCGTGGTCCGCCGCGCCGAACAGTTGCAGTAA
- a CDS encoding (2Fe-2S)-binding protein, producing the protein MSVQFTLNGKAVEFTGEARTTLSDCVRHHFGKTGTHVGCEHGVCGACTVLVDGEAVRSCLMLAAQAGGHEVVTVEGLSNDDELSPLQAAFRKHHALQCGFCTPGILTTAHALLTHEPDADAERIRHVLSGNICRCTGYLPIIDAILEARAAYAKPGIQVKSDQGEPK; encoded by the coding sequence ATGTCCGTGCAATTCACTTTGAATGGCAAGGCGGTGGAGTTCACCGGTGAAGCCCGCACCACTCTGTCTGATTGCGTGCGCCATCATTTCGGCAAGACCGGCACGCATGTCGGTTGCGAGCATGGTGTCTGCGGTGCCTGCACCGTGCTGGTGGATGGCGAGGCAGTGCGATCCTGCCTGATGCTGGCGGCGCAGGCCGGTGGTCACGAGGTGGTGACGGTGGAGGGGCTGTCGAATGACGACGAACTGTCGCCATTGCAGGCCGCCTTCCGCAAGCATCATGCATTGCAATGCGGGTTCTGCACGCCGGGCATCCTGACGACCGCACATGCCCTGCTGACCCATGAGCCGGATGCCGACGCAGAACGGATTCGCCATGTTCTCTCTGGCAATATCTGCCGCTGCACCGGCTATCTGCCGATCATTGACGCAATCCTGGAGGCAAGGGCCGCCTATGCCAAGCCGGGCATTCAGGTGAAGTCCGACCAAGGAGAGCCGAAATGA